A single region of the Streptomyces vilmorinianum genome encodes:
- a CDS encoding monodechloroaminopyrrolnitrin synthase PrnB family protein — MALYDLVAPRLEECGDPRYRTADIRAADPLGADALLAALPAMNAGADVPALTVALRTLVPDLDRAAEWSVVDALAAMRDLGILLGSLKRHGTEPVAAVPEILPVLELLSRRTDMVPRDTVHHYTIWNPTGSRRRMYTGHPMEAHLQEAVRMAFPGLVAALDTCSRLARLEPYDPGFAVALDRIAHHLQSMVDSIDFTIARVTPEFFALTLRPYFEDIDVAGRAYLGPAATQVPLWPVDLTLWQCDRSAPAYDAFLADSVPYSLPSWRDFHARHAGGVSAVSKLSAAVSWETVERLPLQLAASAHALGRVLKILRTFRARHIGLARKAAYRDDLRLYEAGSGGAPVALLRSVLDLTRDNETMVYRATGGTRQRAGTR, encoded by the coding sequence GTCGCGCCCCGGCTCGAAGAATGCGGTGACCCGCGCTACCGCACAGCCGACATACGCGCCGCCGACCCGCTCGGCGCCGACGCCCTGCTCGCCGCGCTGCCCGCCATGAACGCCGGCGCCGATGTGCCCGCGCTCACGGTGGCCCTGCGCACCCTCGTCCCGGACCTGGACCGGGCCGCCGAGTGGAGCGTGGTCGACGCGCTCGCCGCGATGCGCGACCTCGGCATCCTGCTCGGCTCGCTGAAACGTCACGGCACCGAGCCCGTCGCCGCCGTCCCCGAGATCCTCCCGGTCCTCGAACTCCTCAGCCGCCGCACCGACATGGTGCCCCGCGACACCGTGCACCACTACACGATCTGGAACCCGACCGGCTCGCGCCGGCGGATGTACACCGGACACCCCATGGAGGCCCACCTCCAAGAGGCCGTCCGGATGGCGTTCCCCGGCCTCGTCGCCGCCCTCGACACCTGCTCCCGGCTGGCCAGGCTCGAACCGTACGACCCCGGCTTCGCGGTCGCCCTCGACCGCATCGCCCACCACCTCCAGTCGATGGTCGACTCCATCGACTTCACGATCGCCCGCGTCACCCCGGAGTTCTTCGCGCTGACCCTGCGCCCGTACTTCGAGGACATCGACGTCGCCGGGCGCGCCTACCTCGGTCCCGCCGCCACCCAGGTCCCGCTCTGGCCGGTCGATCTGACGCTCTGGCAGTGCGACCGCTCGGCCCCCGCGTACGACGCGTTCCTCGCCGACTCCGTCCCGTACAGCCTGCCGTCCTGGCGGGACTTCCACGCCCGGCACGCCGGCGGCGTCTCCGCCGTCAGCAAGCTCTCGGCGGCCGTCAGCTGGGAGACCGTCGAGCGGCTGCCTCTGCAACTGGCCGCCTCCGCCCACGCGCTCGGCCGGGTCCTCAAGATCCTCAGGACCTTCCGCGCCCGCCATATCGGCCTGGCCCGCAAGGCCGCCTACCGGGACGACCTGCGGCTGTACGAGGCGGGCAGCGGCGGCGCCCCGGTCGCCCTGCTGCGCTCGGTCCTCGATCTGACCCGGGACAACGAGACGATGGTGTACCGCGCGACGGGCGGCACTCGTCAGAGGGCCGGGACCCGATGA